CCGGGAGCCGGGCTTCGAGTCGAAGGAGACCATCGAAACGGGGAGCCGGGCGGCGGCGCGGGGCGGCTTTACGACAGTGGTGACGATGGCGAACACGAATCCGACGATTGACAACGCGGGCATGGTGGAATTTGTCAACCGCCGCGCGCGGGAGACGGCGTGCATCAAGATCCGTCCGGCGGCCTGCGCCACAAAGGGAATGCAGGGCCGGGAAATCACGGAGATGGCGGAGCTGAAGGATGTGGGCGCGGTGGCGGTGACGGACGACGGCAAGGACATTCCGGACAGCGGCGTGATGCGGCGCGTGCTGGAGTATGCGAAGATGGTTGGGCTGCCGTACATGGCGCATTGCGAGGATCACGATCTTTCGAAGGGCGGCGCGATGAACGAGGGCTATACGTCAACGACGCTCGGCATTCCAGGCATCCCGAAGGCCTGCGAGGAGATTGCGATTGCGCGGAATATCCGGCTTGCGTGGATGACGGGGGCGCACCTGCATATCCAGCACGTGACCACGGCGGAGGGCATCGACACGATCCGCCACTACAAGCGGAAGGGCGTTCGGCTGACCTGCGAGGCGGCGCCGCACCACTGGGCGCTGACGGACGATGCGGTGCGGACGTTCAACACGAACGCGAAGATGAACCCGCCGCTCCGCGAGCAGATGGATTGCGAGGGCATTATCGCGGGCATTAAGGACGGGACCGTGGACTGCATCGCGACGGACCACGCGCCCCACACGGCCACGGAGAAGGCGCAGGAGTTCGCGGACGCGCCCTTCGGCATCATCGGGCTGGAGACGTCGCTCGCGCGAACCATCACGGACCTGGTGGGGCCGGGCCACATCAGCCTGGAGCGCGCCATCGAGCTTATGACCGTGGCGGGGTCGCGGATCTGCGATCTGGGCGCGGGCGAACTGAAGGAAGGCGGCGCCGCGGACATTTGCATTTTCGATCCGGAGGCCGAGTGGCTGGTCACCGAGCGCGAATTCGGTTCCCGGAGCAAAAACTCGCCGTTTGTCGGGGAGACGCTGAAGGGGCTCGTGAAATACACGATCTGCGACGGGAAGATCGTGTACCGGCGGGAAGCGTAGACTCCAGCCAGCTACCGCACCCGGAAGAGCACCGCATCCCCCACCGCCGCGACCTCCTCCAGCCATTCGCAGGCGCGCAGTTGGGCGACCGTGCCTGGATCGACCGGGTCCGTATCCGGGCAGAAGACGTAGCGCACGCACCACTCCGCCGCCTTTTCCCGCCGCCAGGCATCGGCGGTTTCCGGGCGGTAGAAATCCGCGACATCCGCCCGGATGCCCGTGACTACCCGCCGCGAGTAATCCAGCGTACCGATGCCATAAACGGTCGGGTTTCCACGCATCACCGCAAGGTCGCCCATGAGCGGGGCGCCCGTAGCCGGCGCCAGGACGACGCCTTCGCCGAGATGTACGAGGGCGTCCGCGTCCGCCTGGTTCATGTAGGGGTTTCGGGTCCAGGAGTAGTGGCGCTGGAGGGTGTGATAGCCCAGTGGGCCATGGCTGACCAGCCAGGTGACGAGGATGGAGAGGATGCCGCAGCAGAGGATGGCGAGTTGCATGCCGCGAAAGAAGCGCGGGCGGCGGGAAATGCCGCGTTCAATCGCCGCCGCGCCA
The Candidatus Hydrogenedentota bacterium genome window above contains:
- a CDS encoding dihydroorotase, whose protein sequence is MSTVIKNGHVIDPASGLSERLDILFEGATITRIGKDLKGDATIDAAGCVVCPGLVDIHVHFREPGFESKETIETGSRAAARGGFTTVVTMANTNPTIDNAGMVEFVNRRARETACIKIRPAACATKGMQGREITEMAELKDVGAVAVTDDGKDIPDSGVMRRVLEYAKMVGLPYMAHCEDHDLSKGGAMNEGYTSTTLGIPGIPKACEEIAIARNIRLAWMTGAHLHIQHVTTAEGIDTIRHYKRKGVRLTCEAAPHHWALTDDAVRTFNTNAKMNPPLREQMDCEGIIAGIKDGTVDCIATDHAPHTATEKAQEFADAPFGIIGLETSLARTITDLVGPGHISLERAIELMTVAGSRICDLGAGELKEGGAADICIFDPEAEWLVTEREFGSRSKNSPFVGETLKGLVKYTICDGKIVYRREA